A DNA window from Helianthus annuus cultivar XRQ/B chromosome 15, HanXRQr2.0-SUNRISE, whole genome shotgun sequence contains the following coding sequences:
- the LOC110942877 gene encoding KH domain-containing protein HEN4 isoform X1 encodes MSSQSVPAKRPHDQDDAEPNGKGKLQKTTSHKTTPSIVFRMLCHDDKIESVIGKDGNNISQICQESGAEITVEDPVSGCSERVIVIAESGNENGISDEIKKSIDADEEKKENRETQDNDVGEDSQSEKSSSLQKGLMLVFEKMVEKEPEISGGVEGSNKETTTCVVRLLLLSSQVGPLLGISGSVIKQLTSESGAQIRVLPRDKLPSCAFSTDELVQISGEVNAVRKALQSVSQQLLDHLTGDDSFTADKSGSFHSFGSRQDAYPPFPHGEPLPAGPRDGGSGTFGGRFGPFTDMLTYRLICSDEKVGGVIGKGGTVVKALKHETGCDIKVLEKMPESDDRVIVISGPAHPDERICAPQDAVLRVQTRIFKAAPESKAVTAKVIVSAHQIGCILGKGGAVISEMRKSTGAYIRILGKDQTPQYAAANEEVVQINGDYDAVQEALMQITTCLRNHYFRDAFPGFLDHGPPPFPAPYMRRRELSPPGRYPPFNRFDAGGPPPRGGFHLHDDRPPFMHDRPDFPHPMSERLPPWGSQGFEGGPLGFPDFGGRRMGGFGGGNHQTIITNTTVEVVVPRTVVPAIYGEDGGCLRQIREISDAKIIVNDPKPGAKETLIIISGTPEQTHAAQSLIQAFVICETEAS; translated from the exons ATGTCATCTCAATCAGTGCCTGCCAAAAGGCCACATGACCAGGATGATGCAGAACCTAACGGGAAAGGGAAATTGCAAAAGACCACATCGCACAAAACGACTCCAAGCATTGTTTTCCGAATGCTCTGTCATGATGATAAAATCGAAAGTGTTATTGGAAAAGATGGCAACAACATATCGCAAATATGCCAGGAATCTGGTGCAGAAATAACGGTTGAAGACCCTGTCTCTGGCTGCAGTGAACGAGTGATTGTTATTGCAGAATCCGGGAACGAGAATGGAATCTCTGATGAAATTAAAAAAAGTATCGATGCAgatgaagaaaagaaagaaaatcGAGAAACTCAGGATAATGATGTAGGGGAAGATTCGCAATCCGAAAAGTCTTCTTCTTTGCAGAAGGGTCTGATGCTTGTGTTTGAAAAAATGGTTGAAAAGGAACCAGAAATTAGTGGAGGAGTTGAAGGTTCTAACAAAGAAACTACCACATGTGTTGTTAGGTTACTCTTACTTTCTTCTCAAGTGGGCCCACTTTTGGGAATATCTGGCAGTGTAATTAAACAATTGACGTCTGAAAGCGGGGCCCAAATTCGGGTTCTTCCTCGAGACAAACTTCCGTCATGTGCATTCTCTACCGATGAATTGGTTCAG ATTTCCGGAGAAGTAAATGCGGTTAGAAAAGCACTTCAATCTGTTTCACAGCAGCTTCTAGACCATCTGACTGGTGATGATTCTTTCACTGCCGATAAAAGTGGTTCTTTTCATTCTTTTGGTAGTCGACAAGATGCATACCCTCCTTTTCCTCATGGAGAACCATTACCTGCAGGGCCTCGTGATGGAGGAAGTGGTACTTTTGGGGGGCGTTTTGGTCCTTTCACAGACATGCTAACTTACCGTTTGATATGCTCTGATGAGAAGGTGGGAGGTGTAATTGGAAAAGGTGGAACTGTTGTGAAGGCACTGAAGCACGAGACTGGATGTGACATTAAAGTTCTTGAGAAAATGCCCGAATCAGATGATCGTGTTATTGTCATATCTGGGCCGGCG CACCCAGATGAACGGATATGTGCTCCCCAAGATGCGGTTCTTCGTGTACAAACTAGGATATTTAAGGCTGCACCTGAGAGCAAGGCGGTGACGGCAAAAGTCATAGTATCTGCCCATCAAATTGGATGTATTCTTGGCAAGGGTGGTGCAGTTATATCTGAAATGAGAAAGTCAACCGGGGCTTATATTCGTATATTAGGAAAGGATCAAACTCCGCAGTATGCTGCTGCAAATGAAGAAGTAGTTCAG ATAAATGGTGACTATGATGCAGTTCAAGAGGCCCTTATGCAAATAACCACATGTTTGCGGAATCATTATTTTCGAGATGCATTTCCCGGTTTCCTAGATCACGGACCGCCGCCGTTTCCTGCGCCATACATGAGAAGGAGGGAACTCTCACCACCTGGAAGGTACCCTCCTTTTAACCGATTTGATGCTGGTGGCCCCCCTCCACGTGGTGGGTTTCATCTTCATGATGATCGACCTCCATTTATGCATGATCGACCAGACTTCCCCCATCCAATGTCTGAAAGATTGCCACCATGGGGTTCTCAG GGTTTTGAAGGTGGACCTTTAGGTTTCCCCGATTTTGGAGGAAGGAGAATGGGTGGATTTGGAGG aGGAAACCACCAGACTATAATCACAAACACCACCGTGGAAGTAGTTGTGCCTCGTACCGTTGTTCCTGCTATATATGGAGAGGATGGCGGATGTCTGAGGCAAATTCGTGAG ATTTCTGATGCTAAAATCATTGTAAATGACCCAAAACCTGGAGCAAAAGAAACTCTGATCATAATATCAGGTACACCTGAGCAGACTCATGCTGCACAGAGTCTCATTCAAGCTTTTGTGATTTGTGAGACTGAAGCTTCTTGA
- the LOC110942877 gene encoding KH domain-containing protein HEN4 isoform X2, producing MSSQSVPAKRPHDQDDAEPNGKGKLQKTTSHKTTPSIVFRMLCHDDKIESVIGKDGNNISQICQESGAEITVEDPVSGCSERVIVIAESGNENGISDEIKKSIDADEEKKENRETQDNDVGEDSQSEKSSSLQKGLMLVFEKMVEKEPEISGGVEGSNKETTTCVVRLLLLSSQVGPLLGISGSVIKQLTSESGAQIRVLPRDKLPSCAFSTDELVQISGEVNAVRKALQSVSQQLLDHLTGPRDGGSGTFGGRFGPFTDMLTYRLICSDEKVGGVIGKGGTVVKALKHETGCDIKVLEKMPESDDRVIVISGPAHPDERICAPQDAVLRVQTRIFKAAPESKAVTAKVIVSAHQIGCILGKGGAVISEMRKSTGAYIRILGKDQTPQYAAANEEVVQINGDYDAVQEALMQITTCLRNHYFRDAFPGFLDHGPPPFPAPYMRRRELSPPGRYPPFNRFDAGGPPPRGGFHLHDDRPPFMHDRPDFPHPMSERLPPWGSQGFEGGPLGFPDFGGRRMGGFGGGNHQTIITNTTVEVVVPRTVVPAIYGEDGGCLRQIREISDAKIIVNDPKPGAKETLIIISGTPEQTHAAQSLIQAFVICETEAS from the exons ATGTCATCTCAATCAGTGCCTGCCAAAAGGCCACATGACCAGGATGATGCAGAACCTAACGGGAAAGGGAAATTGCAAAAGACCACATCGCACAAAACGACTCCAAGCATTGTTTTCCGAATGCTCTGTCATGATGATAAAATCGAAAGTGTTATTGGAAAAGATGGCAACAACATATCGCAAATATGCCAGGAATCTGGTGCAGAAATAACGGTTGAAGACCCTGTCTCTGGCTGCAGTGAACGAGTGATTGTTATTGCAGAATCCGGGAACGAGAATGGAATCTCTGATGAAATTAAAAAAAGTATCGATGCAgatgaagaaaagaaagaaaatcGAGAAACTCAGGATAATGATGTAGGGGAAGATTCGCAATCCGAAAAGTCTTCTTCTTTGCAGAAGGGTCTGATGCTTGTGTTTGAAAAAATGGTTGAAAAGGAACCAGAAATTAGTGGAGGAGTTGAAGGTTCTAACAAAGAAACTACCACATGTGTTGTTAGGTTACTCTTACTTTCTTCTCAAGTGGGCCCACTTTTGGGAATATCTGGCAGTGTAATTAAACAATTGACGTCTGAAAGCGGGGCCCAAATTCGGGTTCTTCCTCGAGACAAACTTCCGTCATGTGCATTCTCTACCGATGAATTGGTTCAG ATTTCCGGAGAAGTAAATGCGGTTAGAAAAGCACTTCAATCTGTTTCACAGCAGCTTCTAGACCATCTGACTG GGCCTCGTGATGGAGGAAGTGGTACTTTTGGGGGGCGTTTTGGTCCTTTCACAGACATGCTAACTTACCGTTTGATATGCTCTGATGAGAAGGTGGGAGGTGTAATTGGAAAAGGTGGAACTGTTGTGAAGGCACTGAAGCACGAGACTGGATGTGACATTAAAGTTCTTGAGAAAATGCCCGAATCAGATGATCGTGTTATTGTCATATCTGGGCCGGCG CACCCAGATGAACGGATATGTGCTCCCCAAGATGCGGTTCTTCGTGTACAAACTAGGATATTTAAGGCTGCACCTGAGAGCAAGGCGGTGACGGCAAAAGTCATAGTATCTGCCCATCAAATTGGATGTATTCTTGGCAAGGGTGGTGCAGTTATATCTGAAATGAGAAAGTCAACCGGGGCTTATATTCGTATATTAGGAAAGGATCAAACTCCGCAGTATGCTGCTGCAAATGAAGAAGTAGTTCAG ATAAATGGTGACTATGATGCAGTTCAAGAGGCCCTTATGCAAATAACCACATGTTTGCGGAATCATTATTTTCGAGATGCATTTCCCGGTTTCCTAGATCACGGACCGCCGCCGTTTCCTGCGCCATACATGAGAAGGAGGGAACTCTCACCACCTGGAAGGTACCCTCCTTTTAACCGATTTGATGCTGGTGGCCCCCCTCCACGTGGTGGGTTTCATCTTCATGATGATCGACCTCCATTTATGCATGATCGACCAGACTTCCCCCATCCAATGTCTGAAAGATTGCCACCATGGGGTTCTCAG GGTTTTGAAGGTGGACCTTTAGGTTTCCCCGATTTTGGAGGAAGGAGAATGGGTGGATTTGGAGG aGGAAACCACCAGACTATAATCACAAACACCACCGTGGAAGTAGTTGTGCCTCGTACCGTTGTTCCTGCTATATATGGAGAGGATGGCGGATGTCTGAGGCAAATTCGTGAG ATTTCTGATGCTAAAATCATTGTAAATGACCCAAAACCTGGAGCAAAAGAAACTCTGATCATAATATCAGGTACACCTGAGCAGACTCATGCTGCACAGAGTCTCATTCAAGCTTTTGTGATTTGTGAGACTGAAGCTTCTTGA